The sequence below is a genomic window from Sphingobacterium sp. ML3W.
AAAGAATTCGAAGCAGTATTGGATGAATCGACTAAATTGGTGCGTGAATTGTTAAATGTACCGCAAGGATATTCCATCTTGTTTTTACAAGGAGGAGCAAGCTTACAATTTGCCATGATAGCGTTGAATTTGTTACCAGAAAGTGGTAAAGCGGTTTATTTGGATACAGGTGTTTGGGCGTCAAAGGCAATTAAAGAAGCAAAAAAAATAGGAGCAGTAGAAGTAGTTGCCTCGTCGAGTGACAAAAACTACACTTATATTCCAAAACAGTTTTCTGTTCCTGCTGACGCAGCGTATTTCCACTATACTTCGAATAATACCATTTACGGTACGGAAGTATTTGATGTACCGGCTTCAGGTGTTCCAATTGTGGTTGATATGTCTTCAGATATTCTGAGCCGCCAAATTGATGTTGCAGACTTTGATTTGATTTATGCAGGGGCACAAAAGAATATGGGTCCTGCTGGAGCTACATTAGTTATTGTTAAAGATGAAATATTAGGTAAATCTGGTCGTGTAATTCCTTCTATATTGGACTATACAGCGCATATTGGTGCAGGTTCGATGTACAATACACCCCCAGTTTTTTCAATTTTTGTATCGTTACTTAATTTACGTTGGTTAAAAGCAAAAGGTGGCGTAACAGTTATTGAACAAGAGAATATAATCAAAGCGCGTACTTTGTATGATGAGATAGACCGTAACCCATTCTTCAAAGGGACTGCAGTTGTGGAAGATCGATCACGTATGAACGTGACCTTTATAATGGATTCTGCGGAATTAGAAGCGGAGTTCTTGATTTTAGCTAAAGAACGCGATTTAATCGGTATCAAAGGTCACCGTTCAGTAGGTGGATTTAGAGCATCGATTTATAATGCATTATCGATTACCAGTATCAATGCCTTGGTAGATGCGATGAAGGAGTTTGAGGAATTAAAAAAATAAAATCTAATTTATATCATGAGAATATTAGCAAATGATGGTATCGATCCAGCAGGAAAAAAACTTTTGGAGGATGCCGGATTTGAAGTCGATACAAATCATATACCGCAAGAAGAATTAGCGGAAAAATTACAAGCCTACGACGCAATTACAGTGCGTAGTGCAACAAAAGTTAGGCAATCATTAATCGATGTTTGTCCAAATCTAAAGGTGATAGGTCGTGGTGGTGTCGGTATGGATAATATCGATGTTGACTACGCACGTTCTAAAGGTATTGCTGTCTTAAACACACCTGCGGCTTCTTCTTTATCTGTAGCAGAGTTGGTATTTGCGCATCTTTTGAATGGAGTACGTTTCTTATATGATTCTAATCGTCAGATGCCAGTATCAGGTGATAGCCAGTTTGGAGCTTTGAAGAAAGCGTACGCTGGGGGATCGGAGTTGAGAGGTAAAACTTTAGGTGTCGTTGGATTCGGTCGTATTGGGCGTGAAACAGCAAAAATAGGATTGGGAATGGGCATGGATATCGTTTATTACGATTTAGCTGATGGTCCTAAAACATTGACATTAACACTAACTCAGGGATTTGAAGTAGAGTTACCTGTGGATCAGGTATCCATGGAAGATTTGTTGAAAACTTCAGATTTCATTACTTTACATGTGCCGTTTTTGGATAAGCCAGCAATTGGTGTACAAGAGTTCGCTTTATTAAAAAATCAGGTCGGTTTGGTGAATGCTGCTCGTGGTGGTGTAATTGATGAGCTTGCATTAATTGAAGCTTTAGATTCTGGTAAAGTCGCTTTTGCAGGATTGGATGTGTTTGATAATGAGCCTACTCCGAGGTCGGTGATTTTAAAGCACCCGAAAATTTCGTTGACGCCACATATTGGTGCAGCCACAAATGAAGCACAAGAGCGAATTGGTGTCGAATTAGCGCAGTTGATTATCGAGAGTCTTAAGAAGTAGATTTCCGCAACAATATTTGGTGCGGCACAAAAACTTATGTATTTGTGCCGCTTTTTTATGCGAAAAAAGTAAGTAATTGCCTATATTCACGGCAAAATTTAAATATAATGTAAGTCAGTATGAAAATTTTAAAATTTGGTGGTACATCTGTCGGTAGTGCAGAGCGCATCAAAGGGTTGTTAGATATCGTAAACCCTTCTGAGCG
It includes:
- the serC gene encoding 3-phosphoserine/phosphohydroxythreonine transaminase, producing MKHNFGAGPCILPKEVFQEASQAVIDFNNTGLSILEVSHRSKEFEAVLDESTKLVRELLNVPQGYSILFLQGGASLQFAMIALNLLPESGKAVYLDTGVWASKAIKEAKKIGAVEVVASSSDKNYTYIPKQFSVPADAAYFHYTSNNTIYGTEVFDVPASGVPIVVDMSSDILSRQIDVADFDLIYAGAQKNMGPAGATLVIVKDEILGKSGRVIPSILDYTAHIGAGSMYNTPPVFSIFVSLLNLRWLKAKGGVTVIEQENIIKARTLYDEIDRNPFFKGTAVVEDRSRMNVTFIMDSAELEAEFLILAKERDLIGIKGHRSVGGFRASIYNALSITSINALVDAMKEFEELKK
- a CDS encoding D-2-hydroxyacid dehydrogenase, yielding MRILANDGIDPAGKKLLEDAGFEVDTNHIPQEELAEKLQAYDAITVRSATKVRQSLIDVCPNLKVIGRGGVGMDNIDVDYARSKGIAVLNTPAASSLSVAELVFAHLLNGVRFLYDSNRQMPVSGDSQFGALKKAYAGGSELRGKTLGVVGFGRIGRETAKIGLGMGMDIVYYDLADGPKTLTLTLTQGFEVELPVDQVSMEDLLKTSDFITLHVPFLDKPAIGVQEFALLKNQVGLVNAARGGVIDELALIEALDSGKVAFAGLDVFDNEPTPRSVILKHPKISLTPHIGAATNEAQERIGVELAQLIIESLKK